From a single Lolium rigidum isolate FL_2022 chromosome 7, APGP_CSIRO_Lrig_0.1, whole genome shotgun sequence genomic region:
- the LOC124672855 gene encoding GDSL esterase/lipase At1g28600-like, translating to MAEATLTTLRMRLVVAATLFALLATTVSAYAAAPQNRSSSCYPRMFSFGDSLIDTGNFIHYSKAPGSVSRPPYGRTFFGRPTGRWSDGRLIVDFIVKRLGFPCWPAYLQAKSPARKEDFQYGANFAVASGTALNQLLFEKKPLDISGITPYSLGIQIGWFKKVLAAIASTEEEREEVMAKSLFLLGEIGANDYNHPFFQNKTLGWVKPLVPRVIRSIGLSIEALIELGAKTIYVPGVFPLGCVPRYLYFFRGGEPGDYDSAGCLGWLNALTAYHNRMLKAKIGDLRRAHPGVSITYVDYYDEVLSLITAPAQNGFDAGKVLYACCGGGGPYNANLTLKCPDPGAVRCADPSRYVSWDGLHMTEAVYRIMARGMLQGPFANPPIMSTCNHTNRQ from the exons ATGGCGGAAGCGACTTTGACGACTCTGCGTATGCGGCTCGTGGTGGCAGCCACTCTCTTCGCTCTCCTTGCCACAACGGTCTCGGCGTACGCGGCGGCGCCACAAAACCGGAGCAGCAGCTGCTACCCTCGCATGTTCAGCTTCGGCGACTCGCTGATCGACACCGGCAACTTCATCCACTACTCCAAGGCGCCGGGCTCCGTGTCGCGCCCTCCCTACGGCAGGACCTTCTTCGGCCGCCCCACCGGCCGCTGGTCCGACGGCCGCctcatcgtcgacttcatcg TGAAGAGGCTGGGGTTCCCGTGCTGGCCTGCGTACCTGCAGGCCAAGTCACCGGCGAGGAAGGAGGACTTCCAGTACGGCGCCAACTTCGCGGTGGCGAGCGGCACGGCGCTGAACCAGCTGCTCTTCGAGAAGAAGCCCCTCGACATCAGCGGCATCACCCCTTACTCCCTCGGCATCCAGATCGGCTGGTTCAAGAAGGTGCTCGCCGCCATCGCCTCCAccgaggaggagcgggaggaggtCATGGCGAAATCTCTGTTCCTTCTGGGGGAGATCGGCGCCAACGACTACAACCACCCCTTCTTCCAGAACAAGACGCTCGGCTGGGTGAAGCCCCTCGTGCCCCGGGTCATAAGATCCATTGgcctctccatcgaggctctgatcGAGCTGGGAGCCAAGACCATCTACGTGCCGGGCGTCTTCCCGCTGGGCTGCGTCCCGCGCTACCTCtacttcttccgcggcggcgagcCCGGCGACTACGACTCCGCCGGCTGCCTCGGCTGGCTCAACGCTCTCACCGCCTACCACAACCGCATGCTCAAGGCCAAGATCGGCGACCTCCGCCGCGCACACCCCGGCGTCTCCATCACCTACGTCGACTACTACGACGAGGTGCTCAGCCTCATCACCGCGCCAGCGCAGAACGGGTTCGACGCCGGGAAGGTGCTCTACGCGTGCTGCGGCGGAGGCGGGCCGTACAACGCAAACCTCACCCTCAAGTGCCCGGATCCTGGCGCGGTGCGGTGCGCGGACCCGTCCAGGTACGTGTCCTGGGACGGCCTGCACATGACGGAGGCCGTGTACAGGATCATGGCACGCGGCATGCTCCAAGGCCCCTTCGCCAACCCGCCCATCATGTCCACATGCAACCACACAAATAGACAATGA